The following are encoded together in the Desulfococcus multivorans genome:
- a CDS encoding OsmC family protein, with protein MPKRSAQARWEGTLQQGKGTIALGSGAFEGSYSFATRFGDAPGTNPEELIGAAHAGCFSMALSMLLEKAGHPPKEIRTQAEVTIDKVGDGFKITRIDLTTQAEVPGITAEAFQKQAEAAKEGCPVSQALAGTSINLKAELKNL; from the coding sequence ATGCCAAAAAGAAGCGCTCAAGCACGTTGGGAAGGAACACTGCAGCAAGGCAAGGGAACCATAGCTCTGGGTAGCGGCGCCTTCGAAGGATCCTATTCTTTTGCAACCCGGTTCGGGGATGCACCGGGAACCAACCCGGAGGAACTGATCGGCGCGGCCCATGCCGGCTGCTTTTCAATGGCCCTTTCGATGCTGCTCGAAAAGGCCGGGCATCCACCAAAAGAGATTCGCACCCAGGCCGAGGTAACCATAGACAAAGTCGGCGACGGCTTTAAAATTACCCGCATCGATCTAACCACCCAGGCCGAGGTGCCCGGCATCACTGCCGAAGCGTTTCAAAAACAGGCCGAGGCCGCCAAGGAGGGTTGTCCGGTATCCCAGGCACTCGCCGGCACATCGATCAACTTGAAGGCAGAATTGAAAAATTTATGA
- a CDS encoding nicotinate phosphoribosyltransferase, with translation MMTSYPKFTAMLTDLYELTMAQVYYREGMFKPATFSLFIREYPPNRGYFISAGLENALAFLESARFMPDDIQYLDSTGLFSHDFLNYLAGFRFTGDVVAVPEGELFFKDEPVLEVTAPIIEAQLVETALINIIHLQVTLATKVSRCVHAARGRSIVDFSLRRTHGVDAGMAVARAGYIAGMSATSNVLAGKIYGIPVAGTMAHSFITSFESEINAFRAFADIFGDRTVLLIDTYDTLAGAEKAVTVAREMKAQDRRLRGVRLDSGDMTELSRQVRDLFRREGVPDIQIFASGGYDEFKIDRSIREGAEIDAFGVGTKMGVSADSPYADIAYKLVQFDSRPVMKLSSGKRTLVAPKQVFREEQDGRLAKDTISLREESLAGRPLLKTVMQDGKAVDAPEPLNVIRERFRSAFEKLPEEVRAITDPEPYSVGISERLTALQRKVRHSVIAKELGES, from the coding sequence ATGATGACATCATATCCGAAGTTCACAGCAATGCTGACAGACCTGTATGAACTCACGATGGCGCAAGTCTATTACCGGGAAGGGATGTTCAAGCCGGCTACGTTCAGTCTCTTTATCCGTGAGTACCCGCCGAACCGAGGCTATTTCATCAGTGCGGGTCTCGAAAATGCTCTCGCCTTTCTGGAATCGGCGCGTTTTATGCCCGATGACATTCAATATCTCGATTCCACAGGGCTTTTTTCCCATGATTTTCTGAATTACCTCGCCGGGTTCCGATTCACCGGCGACGTCGTCGCCGTTCCCGAAGGAGAACTCTTTTTCAAAGACGAACCCGTATTGGAAGTGACGGCCCCCATCATCGAAGCTCAGCTGGTGGAGACCGCACTCATCAATATCATCCATCTCCAAGTCACGCTCGCCACCAAGGTATCCCGTTGCGTGCATGCGGCCCGGGGCCGAAGCATCGTCGATTTTTCACTGCGGAGAACTCACGGAGTCGACGCCGGAATGGCGGTGGCCCGAGCCGGATATATTGCCGGAATGAGCGCCACGAGCAACGTTTTGGCCGGAAAGATTTACGGCATCCCGGTAGCCGGCACTATGGCCCACTCGTTCATCACAAGCTTTGAAAGCGAAATCAACGCCTTTCGAGCTTTTGCCGACATTTTCGGGGATCGCACGGTGCTATTGATCGACACCTACGACACCCTCGCGGGCGCGGAGAAAGCCGTTACGGTGGCCCGTGAGATGAAGGCGCAAGATCGGCGGCTGCGGGGAGTTCGTCTCGATAGCGGTGACATGACCGAACTGAGCCGTCAGGTCCGGGATCTTTTCCGGAGAGAGGGCGTCCCGGACATCCAGATCTTCGCAAGCGGCGGTTACGACGAATTCAAAATCGATCGAAGCATCCGGGAAGGCGCTGAAATCGATGCGTTCGGCGTCGGCACCAAAATGGGGGTTTCCGCCGACAGCCCTTATGCCGATATCGCCTATAAGCTCGTCCAGTTCGACAGTCGCCCGGTCATGAAACTGAGCTCAGGGAAAAGAACGCTCGTAGCGCCCAAACAGGTATTTCGAGAAGAACAGGATGGGCGTCTGGCCAAGGACACGATCTCTCTTCGCGAAGAGTCTCTCGCGGGTCGTCCACTGCTGAAAACGGTGATGCAGGACGGCAAGGCCGTGGACGCTCCGGAACCGTTGAATGTCATCAGAGAGCGGTTCAGGTCGGCTTTCGAAAAGCTCCCCGAAGAAGTCCGTGCGATCACCGATCCCGAACCTTACTCCGTCGGCATCAGCGAACGATTAACGGCCCTTCAGCGCAAGGTCAGGCACAGCGTCATCGCCAAGGAGCTCGGCGAAAGCTGA
- a CDS encoding AMP-binding protein: MTTHAGPAFPGKRDKTASAGSMHRDRPGTSPAGLGTEAEAVCRLAAQLAGEMDPGRKNLRVELDSSLERDLGFDSLARMELLSRLEKAWGVSLSEEVLIAAETLRDLVRALGLGTARIQVLEDRRRPVSEQDIRRGAIADEARTLVEMLQLQAARSPDRLHLLLTSGAEEPVEVSYGRLFDGAAAVAAGLCGLGLQPGANVALMLPTGLDYFFSFFGILLAGAVPVPLYPPARPSQFEDHLRRHRHILNNCQARMLITVAEARPLARFLKTQVASLDRVVTADGLQGTGGAGILPPVLPEETAFLQYTSGSTGIPKGVILSHANLMCNIRAMGRAMEVTPEDVFVSWLPLYHDMGLIGAWLGSLYHGCRLVIMPPLSFLAHPERWLWAIHHHRGTLSAAPNFGYELCLKRFDEQLLEGLDLSSWRLAFNGAEPVSPETITRFTRRFACYGFRSEAMAPVYGLAECTVGLAFPPVGRGALIDRVRREPMMKRGEAVPAPDDDPNPLRVVACGRPMAGHQVRVVDGQDRELPQRREGRLQFSGPSATSGYFRNPRETAALFHGEWLDTGDLAYMAERDIYITGRVKDIIIKGGRNISPYELEEAVGDINGIRKGCVAVFGVEDSASATEKLVVLAESRDQAADVLAGLKKRIVNAAVDILGMPPDEVILVPPGTVLKTSSGKIRRAASRELYKKGRIEQGPRAVWWQLARLTAGGILRQAGRWMRQAASTGYAGYCWLLFMVLGALAAPLVFLLPWRGGRRRVARTVARLLARLTGTPIVVRGLEHLQTEEPLILVANHQSYMDSIVLIAALPMRFGFVAKAELAENVVLRRVLTRLDVVFVERFDSRQAIEDVRRIEKLAAAGQSLLFFPEGTFRRMPGLLPFHMGAFLIAADNNLAVVPIAIRGTRSKLLPETWFPRRGPVHIFIGRPLRGEGPGWASALDLREAARRQILLHCGEPDQGGDA; encoded by the coding sequence ATGACCACACATGCAGGTCCCGCCTTTCCGGGAAAAAGAGACAAGACAGCTTCCGCCGGATCCATGCACCGGGATCGTCCCGGGACCAGCCCCGCCGGTTTGGGAACGGAAGCCGAGGCCGTCTGTCGGCTGGCCGCCCAACTGGCCGGAGAGATGGATCCCGGCCGCAAAAACCTTCGAGTCGAACTGGACAGCTCCCTGGAGCGCGATCTGGGCTTCGACAGCCTGGCCAGGATGGAGCTGCTGTCGCGACTGGAAAAAGCCTGGGGAGTGTCGCTGAGCGAAGAGGTGCTGATCGCCGCTGAAACCCTGAGAGACCTGGTCCGGGCATTGGGTCTGGGGACGGCACGGATCCAAGTCCTGGAAGACAGGCGCCGGCCTGTGTCGGAGCAGGATATCCGACGGGGAGCGATTGCCGATGAAGCCCGGACCCTGGTAGAGATGCTGCAGCTTCAGGCGGCCAGATCGCCGGATCGGTTGCACCTTCTCCTGACCTCCGGAGCGGAAGAACCCGTTGAGGTCAGTTACGGCCGACTCTTCGACGGAGCCGCCGCCGTTGCCGCCGGTCTGTGCGGACTGGGTCTCCAGCCCGGGGCCAATGTGGCGTTGATGCTGCCCACCGGACTTGATTATTTTTTCAGTTTCTTCGGCATTCTTTTGGCCGGGGCTGTTCCGGTCCCCCTTTACCCGCCCGCACGACCTTCCCAATTCGAGGACCATCTGCGCCGCCACAGGCACATTCTCAACAACTGCCAGGCCCGGATGCTGATTACTGTCGCCGAGGCCAGGCCCCTGGCGCGCTTTCTTAAAACCCAGGTGGCCTCTCTGGATCGGGTTGTCACCGCCGACGGACTGCAGGGCACAGGCGGCGCCGGCATCCTGCCGCCGGTGTTGCCCGAGGAAACCGCTTTTCTCCAGTACACCTCGGGCAGCACCGGCATCCCCAAGGGGGTTATCCTCAGTCATGCCAACCTGATGTGCAATATCAGGGCGATGGGGCGGGCGATGGAAGTCACTCCGGAAGATGTCTTTGTGAGCTGGCTGCCCCTTTACCATGACATGGGCCTGATCGGAGCCTGGCTGGGCAGCCTCTATCACGGCTGCCGGTTGGTCATCATGCCGCCCTTGTCGTTTCTGGCACATCCGGAACGATGGTTGTGGGCCATCCACCACCACCGAGGCACGCTGTCGGCCGCCCCCAACTTTGGTTACGAGCTGTGCCTGAAACGGTTCGACGAACAGCTTCTGGAGGGTCTGGATCTGAGTTCCTGGCGGCTCGCCTTCAACGGCGCCGAACCCGTCAGCCCGGAGACGATTACCCGTTTTACGCGTCGATTCGCCTGCTATGGATTCCGGTCCGAGGCGATGGCACCCGTTTACGGCCTTGCCGAGTGCACCGTCGGCCTTGCCTTTCCGCCGGTGGGACGGGGGGCTCTTATTGATCGTGTCCGCCGCGAGCCGATGATGAAGAGGGGCGAGGCGGTGCCGGCCCCAGACGACGACCCCAATCCGCTTCGTGTTGTTGCCTGCGGTCGCCCGATGGCCGGACATCAGGTACGGGTTGTCGATGGCCAGGACCGTGAGCTGCCTCAACGCCGCGAAGGCCGCCTCCAATTCTCAGGACCCTCGGCCACCAGCGGGTATTTCCGCAATCCCCGGGAGACCGCAGCCCTGTTCCACGGCGAGTGGCTCGATACCGGCGATCTGGCCTATATGGCCGAACGGGACATTTACATCACCGGCAGGGTCAAGGATATCATTATCAAGGGCGGTCGGAACATTTCCCCGTATGAGCTTGAAGAGGCCGTCGGCGATATCAACGGCATCCGAAAAGGTTGCGTTGCTGTCTTCGGCGTGGAGGATTCGGCTTCCGCCACGGAAAAATTAGTAGTGCTGGCGGAGAGCCGCGATCAGGCCGCCGACGTATTGGCTGGTCTCAAGAAGCGGATCGTAAACGCGGCGGTCGATATCCTGGGCATGCCCCCGGACGAGGTGATTTTGGTCCCGCCCGGCACCGTCCTTAAGACCTCCAGTGGAAAGATCCGCAGGGCTGCGAGCCGGGAGCTCTACAAGAAGGGCCGTATCGAGCAGGGGCCCCGGGCTGTGTGGTGGCAGCTGGCTCGCCTGACCGCCGGCGGAATCCTGCGGCAAGCCGGCCGGTGGATGCGGCAGGCGGCCTCAACCGGCTATGCCGGTTATTGCTGGCTGCTCTTTATGGTGCTGGGAGCGTTGGCGGCCCCTCTCGTATTCTTGTTGCCGTGGCGCGGCGGACGCCGGCGCGTAGCCCGGACGGTGGCCCGGCTGCTGGCCCGCCTCACCGGCACGCCCATCGTGGTCCGCGGTCTGGAGCATCTGCAGACGGAAGAGCCGCTGATTCTGGTCGCGAATCATCAGAGCTATATGGACAGCATAGTGCTGATAGCGGCGCTGCCGATGCGATTTGGTTTTGTCGCCAAGGCCGAGTTGGCCGAAAACGTCGTTTTACGTCGGGTTCTGACCCGCCTCGATGTGGTCTTTGTAGAGCGGTTCGACAGTCGCCAGGCCATAGAGGATGTCCGAAGGATCGAGAAGCTTGCCGCTGCCGGACAGTCGCTTCTGTTCTTCCCCGAGGGCACCTTCCGACGGATGCCCGGGCTGCTGCCGTTTCATATGGGTGCGTTTCTGATCGCTGCGGATAACAATCTGGCGGTGGTGCCCATCGCCATCCGGGGGACGCGGTCTAAATTGCTCCCCGAAACGTGGTTTCCGCGGCGGGGCCCGGTGCATATCTTTATCGGTCGTCCTCTCCGAGGAGAGGGACCGGGTTGGGCGTCGGCCCTCGATCTGCGCGAAGCGGCACGACGGCAGATCCTGCTTCACTGCGGCGAGCCGGATCAGGGTGGGGATGCATAA
- a CDS encoding prolipoprotein diacylglyceryl transferase family protein — translation MTDELFILGLTLLLTLVFSWGFKTLPSERWQILAVLPRLKHAGGWQGENLTFYGLFNANAYGLSVVIFIILMGSVGAPLVAVLAVTATLLGVCIPASRTVAGIVEKKRYTFTIGGASFVGILIAPWLVAGANLALRPWVQTPIDIMIFMAALTVSYAFGEGVGRLACISFGCCYGKPLKACHPLIQRFFSRKRFVFSGKTKKIAYADGWDGVPVVPIQAVTAVIYCSAGIAGIYLFLKGFPTTAFFESLVITQVWRSVSEVFRADYRGRRKFSTYQVMALGAVAYAAVIAFRCSETVVVAPEVLQGMKCLWHPAVILALQVLWMTVFLYTGRSKVTESHLSFHVIRERI, via the coding sequence ATGACCGATGAACTGTTTATTTTGGGATTGACCCTGCTGTTGACCCTGGTCTTTTCGTGGGGCTTCAAAACGCTGCCTTCGGAGCGATGGCAGATCCTGGCCGTCCTCCCCCGCCTCAAGCACGCCGGCGGCTGGCAGGGGGAGAACCTGACCTTTTACGGCCTCTTTAACGCCAATGCCTACGGGCTGTCCGTCGTGATCTTCATCATTCTGATGGGATCCGTGGGCGCGCCCCTCGTGGCCGTCCTTGCCGTCACAGCGACACTCCTGGGGGTCTGCATCCCCGCCTCCCGGACCGTCGCCGGGATCGTCGAAAAAAAACGCTACACCTTCACCATTGGCGGCGCATCCTTCGTGGGTATTCTCATCGCCCCGTGGCTGGTTGCGGGGGCCAACCTGGCACTTCGGCCCTGGGTCCAGACCCCCATCGACATCATGATCTTCATGGCAGCGCTTACCGTGAGCTATGCCTTTGGCGAAGGCGTCGGCCGACTCGCCTGCATCAGTTTCGGCTGCTGCTACGGCAAGCCGCTCAAGGCCTGCCATCCCCTCATCCAGCGCTTTTTTTCCAGGAAGCGCTTTGTGTTCTCGGGCAAAACCAAGAAGATCGCCTACGCCGACGGGTGGGACGGCGTGCCGGTCGTCCCCATCCAGGCCGTCACCGCCGTGATTTACTGCAGCGCGGGCATCGCCGGCATCTACCTGTTCCTCAAAGGCTTTCCCACCACGGCCTTCTTCGAGAGCCTGGTCATCACCCAGGTCTGGCGTTCTGTCTCCGAAGTCTTCCGGGCCGACTACCGCGGAAGACGGAAATTCTCCACCTACCAGGTCATGGCCCTTGGGGCCGTTGCTTATGCCGCCGTCATCGCCTTCCGCTGCTCCGAAACCGTCGTTGTAGCGCCGGAGGTGCTTCAGGGCATGAAATGCCTTTGGCACCCCGCCGTGATCCTGGCCCTGCAGGTCTTGTGGATGACCGTTTTCCTCTACACCGGCCGCAGCAAGGTCACGGAATCCCACTTGTCGTTTCATGTAATCCGAGAGCGGATTTAA
- a CDS encoding phosphatidylserine decarboxylase encodes MTALTPHQYIERSTGRVETETLYADRLVNALYAAERERPSRLFNLLISARISRLLAWNTYDAAIGSRIARAGRFHRELGIDLTECLDPPHEIDTARKIFERKIRYWETRPMPDNPDVVVSPADARVLVGSFSRTSQLFIKEKFFDYEELISPHKPIWLSAFRGGDVAVFRLTPDKYHYNHTPVAGRVVDIYEIAGDYHPCNPGALMATSASFSKNRRIVTVIDTDVPGGSRVGLAAMIEVAALMIGDIVQCYSDTRYDAPRNVAPGMFLKKGMPKSLYRPGSSTDVLVFEPARIVFSEDILENLHRQGVQTRFSEGFGRPLVETEVRVRQEIGRRKPATIGAVRRPVRNTAGKARIALT; translated from the coding sequence ATGACCGCCTTGACCCCTCATCAATATATCGAACGATCCACGGGACGGGTAGAGACCGAAACCCTGTATGCCGATCGGCTGGTAAACGCCCTTTACGCCGCCGAGCGGGAGCGGCCGTCCCGCCTTTTCAACCTTTTGATTTCAGCCAGGATATCGCGTCTTTTGGCGTGGAACACCTATGATGCCGCCATTGGCAGCCGTATCGCCCGTGCCGGGCGATTCCACAGGGAGCTGGGAATCGATCTGACTGAATGCCTTGATCCGCCCCATGAAATTGACACAGCCCGAAAAATTTTCGAGCGGAAGATCCGCTACTGGGAAACGCGGCCCATGCCGGACAATCCCGACGTCGTGGTTTCGCCCGCCGACGCCCGGGTGTTGGTGGGCTCTTTTTCGAGAACCTCCCAACTCTTCATCAAGGAGAAGTTCTTCGACTACGAAGAGCTCATCAGTCCTCACAAGCCGATCTGGTTATCGGCCTTCAGAGGCGGCGATGTGGCCGTTTTCCGGCTGACCCCCGACAAGTATCACTACAATCACACCCCGGTAGCCGGACGCGTCGTCGATATATACGAAATCGCGGGTGACTATCACCCATGCAACCCTGGGGCGCTCATGGCCACCAGTGCATCCTTTTCCAAAAACCGCCGGATTGTCACCGTCATCGACACTGACGTGCCCGGCGGCAGCCGGGTGGGGTTGGCAGCCATGATCGAGGTGGCGGCCCTCATGATCGGCGATATTGTACAATGTTATAGCGACACGCGGTATGATGCTCCCCGGAACGTGGCACCGGGGATGTTTTTGAAAAAGGGCATGCCGAAGAGCCTCTATCGGCCCGGCAGTTCCACCGACGTGCTCGTTTTCGAGCCGGCGCGAATTGTCTTTTCCGAGGACATCCTTGAAAACCTCCACCGTCAGGGAGTGCAGACCCGTTTCTCCGAGGGGTTCGGCAGGCCTCTGGTAGAGACGGAGGTCCGGGTGCGCCAGGAGATCGGCCGGCGGAAGCCGGCAACAATCGGAGCGGTTCGTCGACCTGTCCGAAATACCGCGGGGAAGGCCCGCATTGCTTTAACCTGA
- a CDS encoding DUF2786 domain-containing protein, whose product MGSVAGVDGGAGGLSAALERSILHGLACEWECASWGLAEIYRNRLKKPLFRLETLTSRLGYWSETHGEIVLGRDLVLNHPWDSVREVLHHEMAHQLAGQALYPNPAEPPHGPTFQEACRLLRANPKASGRYETLHERLARDTLNAEDRILLRVQKLMALAGSHNRHEAEAAMFKAHELMRKHHIDQLTRKTQRDFVSIFIGAPALRHFRESYELAFLLQEFYFVQGLWVPAYVVEKEKMGRVLEISGTLRNVRIAGYVYDYVCRFIDCEWDSYRRQNRITRGRCRKTDFAVGVVRGFKSKLASRQNGESQAATSHALVELKDCRLDAYMRYRYPSVRKIHKNPVRREMSVLEDGIRRGERLVIAEGITDKDGDLDKRLSHHSIPGKG is encoded by the coding sequence ATGGGGAGTGTCGCAGGTGTGGACGGAGGGGCCGGTGGGCTTTCGGCGGCCCTTGAGCGAAGCATCCTCCACGGTCTGGCCTGCGAATGGGAGTGCGCCTCCTGGGGGCTGGCGGAAATATACCGAAACCGATTGAAAAAACCCCTGTTTCGGCTTGAAACCCTGACAAGCCGGCTGGGCTATTGGTCTGAAACCCACGGAGAGATCGTTCTGGGCAGAGATCTTGTTTTGAACCATCCGTGGGACAGCGTCCGGGAAGTCCTACACCACGAAATGGCCCACCAGTTGGCCGGTCAGGCTCTGTATCCGAACCCCGCCGAACCGCCCCACGGGCCGACCTTTCAGGAGGCATGTCGACTGCTTCGCGCAAACCCCAAGGCTTCCGGGCGTTACGAGACGCTTCATGAACGTCTTGCGCGGGATACCCTTAACGCGGAGGACAGGATTCTTCTCCGTGTTCAGAAGCTCATGGCGCTGGCCGGCAGTCACAACCGGCACGAAGCCGAGGCCGCAATGTTCAAAGCCCATGAGCTGATGCGAAAGCACCATATTGATCAACTCACCCGGAAAACGCAAAGGGACTTCGTGAGCATCTTCATCGGTGCTCCGGCCCTTCGCCATTTCAGGGAATCCTATGAGCTGGCCTTTTTGCTTCAGGAATTCTATTTTGTTCAAGGACTCTGGGTCCCGGCCTATGTCGTGGAAAAGGAAAAGATGGGGCGGGTACTGGAGATCAGCGGCACGCTCCGGAATGTTCGGATCGCCGGTTATGTCTACGATTACGTGTGTCGTTTCATCGACTGCGAATGGGATTCGTATCGGCGGCAAAACAGGATAACCCGGGGGCGTTGCCGAAAGACCGATTTTGCCGTGGGGGTGGTTCGGGGCTTTAAATCCAAACTGGCATCTCGACAAAACGGCGAGAGTCAAGCGGCGACATCCCATGCGTTGGTCGAGCTGAAGGATTGCCGACTGGATGCCTATATGCGGTATCGATATCCTTCGGTGCGAAAGATCCACAAAAACCCCGTCCGGCGGGAGATGTCCGTTCTCGAGGACGGTATCCGCCGCGGCGAACGCCTGGTGATCGCCGAGGGAATCACCGATAAGGACGGTGACCTCGACAAACGCCTCTCGCACCACAGTATCCCTGGAAAAGGGTGA
- a CDS encoding methylated-DNA--[protein]-cysteine S-methyltransferase, protein MKKRNNNFFDDPKGKHIMMYHWIMDSPVGGLLLEGYDDRLHFIHFDASPPPIPHLGSKQAESPFREAIRQLSAYFSGELKTFSLDIHLEGTPFQLKVWQALREIPYGRTASYGDIARRIDNPRASRAVGGANHRNPLPIVIPCHRVIGADGRLVGFGGGITVKESLLNLEKAYLKGQNRA, encoded by the coding sequence TTGAAAAAAAGAAACAACAACTTTTTTGACGATCCAAAAGGGAAGCACATCATGATGTACCACTGGATCATGGACAGCCCGGTGGGTGGGCTTCTGCTGGAGGGATACGACGATCGCTTGCATTTCATTCACTTTGACGCATCCCCACCCCCGATTCCCCACCTCGGGAGCAAACAGGCAGAATCCCCCTTCAGAGAGGCCATTCGTCAGCTCTCCGCCTATTTCTCGGGTGAGTTGAAAACATTTTCCCTGGATATCCATCTTGAGGGAACGCCTTTTCAATTGAAAGTTTGGCAGGCACTCCGGGAAATTCCTTACGGCAGAACGGCCTCCTATGGCGACATTGCCCGCCGCATCGACAACCCCAGAGCCTCCAGGGCCGTAGGCGGCGCCAACCATCGAAACCCCCTGCCCATTGTCATTCCCTGCCACCGGGTGATCGGGGCCGACGGTCGACTGGTGGGATTTGGCGGGGGCATCACCGTCAAGGAAAGCCTTTTGAATCTGGAGAAGGCCTATCTGAAGGGACAAAACCGGGCATAA
- a CDS encoding integration host factor subunit alpha produces the protein MTLTKATIIEKLQEELGSAGFTKSKSSEVVETLLTIMKDTMEKGEDILISGFGKFQVREKAQRKGRNPATGDAMMLAPRRVVTFKCSGRLRERINGGE, from the coding sequence ATGACACTCACAAAGGCCACGATCATCGAAAAACTTCAGGAAGAATTAGGCTCTGCCGGTTTTACCAAAAGCAAAAGTTCGGAAGTGGTGGAGACGCTGCTCACGATCATGAAAGATACCATGGAAAAAGGGGAAGACATTCTGATTTCGGGTTTCGGGAAGTTTCAGGTCAGAGAGAAAGCCCAGCGAAAGGGGCGGAATCCGGCGACCGGAGACGCCATGATGTTGGCGCCCAGGCGGGTGGTCACCTTCAAATGTTCCGGGCGATTGAGGGAACGGATCAACGGCGGGGAATAG
- a CDS encoding lactate utilization protein — MDQPIQNFWEIRIGDVKEALEANHFEVFTASNLEGARNIVMEDILPKSKPTSISWGGSMTFTASGIYEAIVDTREITIIDTTDKDVPHAEKIERRRHSLLVDLFFTGTNAVTEDGQLVNLDMIGNRIGGLTFGPKEVVVLVGRNKIVPDVEEAMLRIKNYVAPINAMRLDMKTPCVKTGRCEDCKSSSRICNTWTITEKSFPKGRVKIILINEDLGL, encoded by the coding sequence ATGGACCAACCCATTCAGAATTTCTGGGAGATTCGCATCGGTGATGTAAAGGAAGCCCTGGAGGCCAATCATTTCGAAGTCTTCACAGCTTCAAACCTTGAAGGCGCCAGGAACATCGTCATGGAAGACATCCTGCCCAAATCAAAGCCGACCTCCATCTCCTGGGGCGGCTCCATGACCTTCACGGCTTCGGGAATCTATGAAGCGATCGTTGACACTCGGGAGATCACCATCATCGACACCACGGACAAGGATGTACCTCACGCTGAAAAAATAGAGCGCAGGCGCCACTCGCTGCTGGTGGATCTCTTTTTCACGGGAACCAACGCCGTGACGGAAGACGGACAACTCGTCAATCTCGATATGATCGGCAACCGTATCGGCGGTCTTACCTTCGGCCCCAAAGAGGTGGTGGTTCTCGTCGGACGGAATAAAATCGTGCCCGACGTCGAAGAGGCTATGCTCCGTATCAAAAATTATGTTGCACCCATCAATGCCATGCGACTCGACATGAAGACGCCCTGCGTCAAAACCGGACGGTGCGAGGACTGCAAGAGTTCCAGCCGCATCTGCAACACCTGGACCATCACGGAAAAATCCTTCCCTAAAGGCCGTGTCAAGATCATTCTGATCAATGAGGATTTGGGGCTGTAA
- a CDS encoding lipocalin family protein, translated as MKRKCGGTETWIKCGAAVVLGLLLGCVGPPEEIRPVKAFDAERYLGVWYEIARLDHWFERNLTDVSATYSLRNDGGIDVLNRGFDVSSQKWKIARGRAYAVGDNDEGSFKVSFFGPFYGGYHVIDLDRYTYEYALVCGSNRSYLWILARNPQLPEEKTAHLIETAKSMGFDTSGLIFVAHKHRES; from the coding sequence TTGAAAAGAAAGTGCGGCGGGACTGAAACATGGATTAAATGCGGAGCGGCCGTGGTTTTGGGGCTCCTTTTGGGATGTGTGGGGCCGCCCGAGGAGATTCGGCCGGTGAAGGCGTTCGATGCTGAACGATACCTGGGCGTCTGGTACGAGATCGCCCGGCTGGATCATTGGTTCGAGCGGAATCTGACGGACGTGTCCGCCACCTACAGCCTTAGGAACGACGGCGGCATTGATGTTCTGAACCGCGGATTCGATGTGTCCTCCCAAAAATGGAAAATTGCTCGGGGCAGAGCCTATGCTGTCGGGGACAACGACGAGGGCAGTTTCAAAGTTTCCTTTTTCGGGCCGTTTTACGGCGGTTATCACGTTATTGATCTGGACCGATATACATATGAATATGCATTGGTCTGCGGATCGAACCGGTCTTATCTCTGGATATTGGCCCGTAACCCGCAGCTTCCCGAGGAGAAAACCGCTCACTTGATCGAAACGGCGAAATCCATGGGGTTTGACACCAGCGGGCTGATTTTTGTCGCTCACAAACACCGCGAATCCTGA
- a CDS encoding tautomerase family protein, protein MPYVNIKVTREEVTAEQKAGLIKGVTTLLTEILGKNPETTVVVIEEIDTDNWGIGGEPVTVRRRRGQ, encoded by the coding sequence ATGCCGTACGTGAATATCAAGGTGACGCGAGAAGAGGTTACCGCGGAACAGAAGGCTGGACTGATCAAAGGGGTTACAACGCTGTTGACGGAGATCCTGGGAAAAAACCCCGAGACGACCGTCGTTGTGATCGAGGAGATCGATACCGACAACTGGGGCATCGGCGGAGAGCCTGTCACGGTCCGGCGCCGCCGAGGGCAATAG